Within Suricata suricatta isolate VVHF042 chromosome 12, meerkat_22Aug2017_6uvM2_HiC, whole genome shotgun sequence, the genomic segment agggggctgggggaggcaaaCCCCAGAGAGGGTCCAGGACTCAGCCGGCCACTCAGCTGGCATGCATGGTCAGCTGGAGGTCAAAGGGGAGGTCACGAGAGGACGGGTGGCATGGGACCCTCTGACCACCCTGGGGCCGTATTTACAGTGGGGCCCGCCCGCCTTCCCCGCCCCCAGACCACCAAGCCCTTTGGACGGCTGCTGCCAGTGTGACTTCTGGGCAGGCCCCCCCCCTGCCCGAAACCCCTGCTTGTCTCCCCTCAAACTCCTAACCGGCATCTCGGAGGCCCCCCGGCCTTCTGGAAGCCCCGCGCCGGCTCAACCAACATCCCGGGCGGCTGGGGCCACCGCCTCGCACACGGACACATACACTGCACGCGCGGCCCGCCccgacacagacacacacacacgcgcgccgGCAGCAGCCCTCAtgggcacacacgcacacacacctccCTCCCAGTCCTGGCCCcttgcacacgcgcacacacacccacacacgccAGGAGCCTGGGttgaggaggggcctggggggaggggggtggggtgggggtggggagctcgGGTGGCACATACGGCCCCTCCCCATCCCGCCGCCTCCAAgcgccccgccctccccccttctcccacGCCCGGCTGCCACCCCAGGACCGGAGTTGTGCAATTGGATAGAAATCTGCAAAAGAAACGCCCCTTGGAAAACAAACCCAAATCCACGCGCAGAAGGTCAACCTCAAATCCATAGCACGTtcctcccgcccccccacccccaaaaccgCCTCAGTGTCCCGCGGCCCCGGGtgccggcggggcggggcggacGGGGGGGCCGGGCTCGTTGTGCTTCCGTGTGGCCGAGGGGCCCCCTCCCCACGCGGGCGGGGCGGCGGGCGGGGGTCTTGAGCACCCAACGGAGCTGGGGCCGGCTCTCTCGCTCCTGGTTCCCGTGGCTGGCACCGCCGAGGCGTCGGGCCCCGGCCTAGGGCACCGGGGGCGCAGTCCTGTCCGTGCCCCCGTAGGAGAGGAGGTGGGCCAAGTCCGTGCCGGGCCGCGCGTGGCGGCCGCGGGGACGCTCGCCCGGCCTGNNNNNNNNNNNNNNNNNNNNNNNNNNNNNNNNNNNNNNNNNNNNNNNNNNNNNNNNNNNNNNNNNNNNNNNNNNNNNNNNNNNNNNNNNNNNNNNNNNNNCCCCCCCGCGGAAGTGAGACCCCAGTTGGTCCAATGCCCCGAAGGAGGCCAGCACCCCGCATCGGGGCCTGGGCATCAGCCGGTACCACGGGAGCCCCGGCGGCCCCCAGCccgtcccctccccgccccccacgccaCTCACCTGTACAGTCCCCTAAGCCTGAGGTGCTGGCCCCGGACACATCCTGCTCAAAGGTGCCTCTGAGGGACAGGGTAAGAGACGCAGTCAGCAGAAACCCCCCCAGAGCCTGACCGGCAGGCGGGTCagacaccctcccccaccccctgccccccagtacCTGGTGCCAGGGCTGAGGAAGATGCAGGAGCCATCGGGGGCCCACCCGCAGTAGGGGTCCTGACTGCCAATACAGTTCCTAGAGCAGACGGTGACCCGTCACCCACGGTCCCTTACGAGGCACCTCTTAGTGTCGATTCCAGGAGTCCTTGGGACAAATCGGCACTAGAGGCTACTTATccccgtgcccctccccctcctccccctccagccttGTAGATCAGGCTCGGGAAAGTTCACTTCTGCCCAAGTGGCCGGTGGGGTGGAGGCGGGCAAGCCCCAGAGCCTgtgcgtcggctctgtgctgtggCCTCATTACTGCCACGGGCTCGGAGAGGGTCCCTCGGTGGTGAGGGCTTGCCCTGAGACCACGGCTGTGTCAGTCCCGCACATCTGCTCTTGCCCCCAACTCCAAAAGCAGGGAGACCGctgcctccctggcccccagCTTCTGCTCCTGCTGCTCTTAAAGATGTCAGTCAGATCTCATACCTTCCTCAGCCCTCCAGGGCTCCCCCCTCAGAAGGCGCAAGTCTCCCCCACGGCTCTCAAGACCCTGTGCCACCTGCCCCGTCCCCTCCCggccctccctgcttccctcttttctcctcgCTCACTCTGCTCCAGTCAGTTTGGCTTCCTTGCTGTTCTTCCAACGTACAAGGCCAgatcctgccccagggcctttgcacaggctgtaTCCTCTGCCTGGTTCATTCTTCAAAAAGCCAGGAGGCCCTTGGGCCCTGGACTTGAATTTGACTTTCCCCGGCTTCCCACGCTCATTTCCCCCCCAGCCTGCCCCCAGGGGGCACTCACTTCATGCACCCTGAGTACTGCTGGCAGCGGGCCACCGGCACGCGGACCACACAGCGGGGGAAGGCTGCCAGCAGGCCACCTGAGGCCGTGTCCAGCTCCAGGCTCAACAGCCGTCGCCCTGCCTCGCCGCTGCTGGACCGTCCACACCTAGGGGCGAGCAGGATGGTAGAGACTCCGGGgcgcgccccgcccccggccccgcccccccggcCCGCCTCTACCCCGCCCCTTGGCCCACCAGCCCGCCGGCCCGCCTCTGCGGCCCTTCACCTGTCGGCCCTGTAGGTCTCGAACTCCTCCAGGAAGACACTGGGCCCAGTGGCGCCTGCGGTGCTGGCGTTGGGCCAGATAAGGAACTTGAGGACGGTGCCCACCTCGGACCCCAGGAAGACGACGGTGTGGTTGCCCCAGGGGCCGGCGCCCACGTCCACGGCCACTCGTGTCAGCCGGTGCCTGGGGCCAGGGTGCGCGGGGTTAGGTGCCCTGGGCACAGGACGAGGCGCTGCCCGTGCCAGGCCCGGCGGGTGCGGGCGCCTACCGGGGAGACACAGACCGCCAAGCTGGGCTCCCGCCTCCCCCGGCCCCACCAGGGCCCGGCCACGCGTGGGGACTGACCGCATCAGAGTCCGCACGATCCAGGGCCCGTGGCCCAGGGAGGGCACCGCTTCATCCATCAGGGGGTGGGTCTTGACGAAGTTGAGGATCTCGTCGGGGAAGGCGCTGGAGGCGTTGTACTGCATGCCGGGGGCCGCACAGCACCCGGGGCTAGGCGGGGAGGAAGCAGGGTCAGGGCGGACTGGGCATCCCCACCCAGGGGCTCCGACTTGCCAGGGGGCCCCGCTGCCCGGCCCAAACGGCCTCCGTTTTCCACATCTGTATAATGGGTACAGCTGAGCTCAGCAACAGATGACCACCTGGAGTCCCAGCCTGGGGTTCTAGGGTCAGGACCCTACTCGGGCACCTGTTTCAGGATCAAAGAGGCCCTTACCGAGGCCGCGGCACCTGGTCCTCCGGCACAGGGGTCCAGATGGACTCAGGGGACTTCTGCTCACGGAAGCGGCCTTCAAACACAGCAGCCACCTGCGTCATGTCGAAGGCACAGACGGCCGAGCCGGGGATGCTGGGGGAGTTCAGGGAAAGCGACTGGTGAGCCCGACGGAGGGCCGTGTCTTGGCCAAGTGTGCGGAAGAGGCTTTGTCCCTGTGAAGCTGTCACATGGCCAGTCCCCTGGGCCGGAGATGCCGCCCACCCAACCCGGTCACTCTGCTTCCTGAGCAGGACTCCTCTGTGGCCACCAGtgtccagcccccccccccccgcaccccgtCATTTGCTTGGATGTCCAGTCCCCCAGATGCCACTCTTGGCTCCTTCCAAACCGCTCCCCAGGGGCCTTTCCACAAATGCAAATCTGACCTTGTCTGTCTTGTGCTCCTCACTCTCCCATGGCTCCCTAGAGCTCTCAGGATATAGTCCAGTCTTCGCCCAGTGGCTCGTCACCTCTCTGCCCTCCTATCCTCCACTCTCCccctggctccctcctctccagccaCAGGGGCTTCCTTTCTATTGTGGAAACACACCGAACTCACtgctacctcagggcctttgcacatgttaATCCTCCAACTTGGGAATGCTCTTCTCTCTCGCTCCATCTCACACCCAGTGATGCCTAGTTCCCATGTCCcatcctccaggaagccctctgtgACCCGCCTCTTGTAAAGGCAGATGATGAGGACATCGCCCATCTGCCCACTTCTGACCCAAGGGCCACGGAGGGTCAGTATCTGGCTCTCTCCCActccagccaggcacctctcggGAGTCCAGTCTTGCCCAGCCCAGGACCCGGGAAATAAATGATGAACGTGGGGCCTCTCCGCTCACGTCCACCCAGCGCCCCAGCTTGCTCCCATCGGGGTCCTCTGACCTGTTGCTGGGGGTGGAGAAAACAGCCAGGACCACGGGTCGGCCCTCCAGGCTGACCACGCCCGTGACGGCCTGCAGCACGTTGAAGTAGAAGTGGGAGTCGCCGGGCACAGAGCAGTTGAGCCGCGCCTTCAGGAAGGACGTCCACTGCTTCTCCAGCACGCGAGGGGAGCCTCCCACGTCATTCTTGCACACCCGGGCCACGCGCGACACGACCACCTGGTGCAGCGGCACACAGACGGGGCCCTGAGCCCAGTGTCCCAGAAGGCCCTCCCGCGGGCCGCGCCACCGTCACCCAGGCCGCGATGGAGGAGTGGGTCCCCGAGGGCTCCCGGACAGCCACCACCCTCCTGCGAGCACCACAGTCCCTCGGCAATGACCACTGCGCCCGTGACGACCATCAGCTTAATCTCTTCTGTTTACGGATTGCTCACTATGACCCAGGGACTTTATTCTCATCATCCCCTACGTTCCTCCCAAACTCTACAGAGGAGGGGCCCCGTATCCCCTcagacagatggggaaactgaggaccagagaaagGCATGAGCGGCCCAAGGTCACCCTGGTGGTTAACGGAAGGTTGGCACCCAACTGTCTGGCTGCCGGGGTGGACTGAGGGATGGGACAGACGGGTGGGTGGAGGgatcagtggatggatggatggacggatggacagatggatgaatgtGAAGGAGATAATGAtggatagggaaaaaaaaataatgaaggcgatgatgggtggatgggtggatgggtgggaaGAAGGATGTGTGTATGGATGAATGGCCAGATGGGTAGAGATGCAGATGGGAGGGTGCatggctgggtggctgggtgggtagTTGTGTGGAGGAGCAGGTGGATGGGCAGATGAAAAAGGGcataatgaggggcgcctgggggctcaatcggttgagcatctgacttcggctcaggtcatgatctcacggtttgcgggttcgagccccgcgtcgggctctgtgcggacagctcggagcctggagctgcttcagattctgtacctccctctctgtctgaccctcccctgcttatgctctctctgtctctcaaaaataaattaaaaaaacataaaacattaaaaaaaaaaagaaaaaggacataatGAGAGCTCGCCGGGTGAGCAGCTCCCCGGGAAGATGAATGAGTGGACGGACGGGTGGACAGAAGGCTGAACGGTGCGGACAGGTAGGTATGTGAGTGAGTGGACGGGTAGATGAAGGGGTGAGCAAGGAAAGGAGCAGAAGACAGGGTAGATGCGCAGACGGGAGAACGGGTGATAGCGAGTGGGCGAGTGGGCGGAGGGACGGACCGCGGTAAGGGTGGatgaggggctggggggtggggggtggacaggcaagtagcagcagcagcaggactggAAGCCAGAAGTGTCCCCCACCTTCAAAGCCAGGAACCTCGCCCGGGGCTGTGTGCACCAAAGCCACGCCGTCAATGTCCTCCAGCCTCAGGAGCCGCTCCCGGATGGCGCGGAGGGTCTCAAGGGCCGGAGGTGGAGGGGGACCCTCTTGCCCTCGGTGGAGATTCACAGACCCAcctctgctccctccttcccatgACCAGAGCCTCTCAGCTCCATGCCCTGCTGCCAGGGGCTGtgagtgggagggtgggggggggagggtagaTCTTACCTTCTCCAGATAGTTGAACTCCATCGCGATCTCCCGGAAGAAGAAGTAGATGTGGCTGCCCCACTCCACCGCATGGACAAAGTAGGGCTCTGTAGGAGAGGAGGGGTCAGAACCCGGCCCCTGATGTGAGAAATGGTGTTCCTGGGGCTGCTTTTATAGTGAAGGGGGGACAGTGGCTGATCACCCAGGCAAAATTAAATAGACTCAAAGATTttttggggtgggtgggtgtcaGAATCCTAAAATCACTGTGTCTACCATCCACAAACAGCAACGTCTACTATTTTTGTCACCTTCCTCCCTAATGTGTTGAAGAGCTAAGCTCCTGCTCTCCCCCTCTTGTAATTCTACTTCAGGCTTCTAAGCCATCCATTTCCAGCAAGTCCTACTTTAGATCCAACTGAAATCTTTCCTCTAGCTTTGTCCTCAAAGAGGTCAGTAAGTTGCAAAGCTGAAATAGGAGGCCCCTCCCTGTCTCCGCCGGGACTCTTATTCTGGTGGGGGGATCTGATGAGTGCATGCCTCACCCTTGAACCACTTGGAGTCGTGTTTCACTGTCCGCAGAGTGGGCCGGTCTCCCAGGCTGCGGTAGATGACAGCGTCGATGGCGAGGAAGTCGGTGACGGTGGCTGTGAAGAGCATCCCTTCTGGATGGGCGGGAGTGGGGGGAAGCCGGTGAGAAATCAGATCGCAGAGGCCAAGGGTGGCATGGGTCAACACTGATCTTCCAAGACTGAGTCCAGAGCCCAAGGGAGCTCCTGGCTGATCTCCA encodes:
- the SEMA6B gene encoding semaphorin-6B, with translation MRTPRAPPPRPAPLLLLLLLGEANGLFPEEPPPLSVAPRDYLNHYPVFVGSGPGRLTPAEGTDDLNIQRVLRVNRTLFIGDRDNLYRVELEPSTTTELRYQRKLTWRSNPSDINVCRMKGKQEGECRNFVKVLLLRDESTLFVCGSNAFNPVCANYSMDTLQPLGDNISGMARCPYDPKHANVALFSEGMLFTATVTDFLAIDAVIYRSLGDRPTLRTVKHDSKWFKEPYFVHAVEWGSHIYFFFREIAMEFNYLEKPRARFLALKVVVSRVARVCKNDVGGSPRVLEKQWTSFLKARLNCSVPGDSHFYFNVLQAVTGVVSLEGRPVVLAVFSTPSNSIPGSAVCAFDMTQVAAVFEGRFREQKSPESIWTPVPEDQVPRPRPGCCAAPGMQYNASSAFPDEILNFVKTHPLMDEAVPSLGHGPWIVRTLMRHRLTRVAVDVGAGPWGNHTVVFLGSEVGTVLKFLIWPNASTAGATGPSVFLEEFETYRADRCGRSSSGEAGRRLLSLELDTASGGLLAAFPRCVVRVPVARCQQYSGCMKNCIGSQDPYCGWAPDGSCIFLSPGTRGTFEQDVSGASTSGLGDCTGEPGERPRGRHARPGTDLAHLLSYGGTDRTAPPVP